A genomic stretch from Patagioenas fasciata isolate bPatFas1 chromosome 10, bPatFas1.hap1, whole genome shotgun sequence includes:
- the PRICKLE2 gene encoding prickle-like protein 2 isoform X1 produces the protein MFARGSRKRLSGRSLTASGEPERGQPCNTCGDQCPGFALHKWRKICLHCKCSQEEHIVTVMPLEMEKTVTKLMFDFQRNSTSDDDSGCALEEYAWVPPGLKPEQVHQYYSCLPEDKVPYVNSPGEKSRIKQLLHQLPPHDNEVRYCNSLDEEEKRELKLFSNQRKRENLGRGNVRPFPVTMTGAICEQCGGQINGGDMAVFASRAGHGVCWHPPCFICSVCNELLVDLIYFYQDGKIYCGRHHAECLKPRCAACDEIIFADECTEAEGRHWHMKHFCCFECETVLGGQRYIMKDGRPYCCSCFESLYAEYCDTCAQHIGIDQGQMTYDGQHWHATETCFCCAQCKKSLLGRPFLPKQGQIFCSRACSVGDDPNGSDSSDSAFQSARAKESRRSAKIGKNKGKGEEGARSPCNQLQVTSNRLSTDVDPLSLQMDLLSLASQTPSLNREHVWRSRDELYHYGNKMEQSQSQSPLQLLSQCNIRTSYNPSQVSSSQPDSWARHYSNPKRSSSLAMKSHSGSFIQDCREDYYSGRLRSQESYSDMSNQSFPETRGSLKVPKYEEEEEGGMPTPQCRTRHPINALKFTEDLTPTEQTPRGSMESLALSNATGLSADGGAKRQEHLSRFSMPDLSKDSGMNVSEKMSNMGTLNSSVQFRSAESVRSLLSVQQYQDMEPNLHDLASPLGYRERPSHGRMHQSFDYGSGVPGGKLGVQEGSRHAPMSERTRRRTNLRDDDRHYRPHRPRRSRRSRSDNALHLTSEQCYRLKERPSLRAREDYDQFMHQRSCREMAEQGPRRDVYGHCPRTVSDLALQNHLGERWGPYFAEYDWCSTCSSSSESDNEGYFLGEPIPQPARLRYVTSEELLHKYGSYSMPKSSTLGGRGQLHSRKRQKSKNCIIS, from the exons GAAGATCTGTCTTCACTGTAAGTGCTCCCAGGAAGAGCACATCGTAACAGTTATGCCTCTGGAGATGGAGAAGACCGTCACGAAGCTCATGTTTGACTTCCAGAGGAATTCGACTTCTGACGACGATTCGGGCTGTGCCTTGGAAGAATATGCATGGGTCCCCCCTGGCCTGAAGCCTGAGCAG GTGCACCAGTACTACAGCTGCCTGCCCGAGGACAAGGTTCCCTACGTCAACAGCCCGGGAGAAAAATCTCGCATAAAGCAGCTTTTACATCAGCTGCCGCCACATGACAATGAG GTCCGCTATTGCAATTCCCTGGAtgaagaggagaagagggagcTCAAACTCTTCAGCAatcaaaggaagagagaaaatttAGGGAGAGGCAATGTGCGGCCGTTTCCCGTAACCATGACGGGAGCCATCTGCGAGCAG TGCGGTGGCCAGATCAACGGAGGGGACATGGCTGTCTTCGCCTCGCGAGCGGGGCACGGCGTTTGCTGGCACCCTCCCTGCTTCATCTGCAGCGTCTGCAACGAGCTGCTGGTCGACCTGATCTACTTCTACCAAGATGGAAAGATCTACTGCGGCAGGCACCATGCCGAGTGCCTCAAGCCCCGCTGCGCAGCCTGTGACGAG ATCATTTTTGCCGATGAATGCACCGAGGCCGAAGGGCGGCACTGGCACATGAAGCACTTCTGCTGCTTCGAATGTGAGACGGTGCTGGGAGGGCAGAGGTACATCATGAAGGATGGCAGACCCtactgctgcagctgctttgaGTCCCTCTACGCCGAGTACTGCGACACCTGCGCCCAGCACATCG GTATTGACCAGGGCCAGATGACATATGACGGCCAGCACTGGCACGCCACCGAGACCTGCTTCTGCTGCGCCCAGTGCAAGAAATCCCTGCTGGGACGGCCCTTCCTGCCCAAGCAGGGGCAGATCTTCTGCTCCAGGGCCTGCAGTGTCGGCGATGACCCCAATGGCTCCGACTCCTCCGACTCGGCTTTCCAGAGCGCGCGAGCCAAGGAGTCCCGCCGCAGCGCCAAGATTGGCAAGAACAAGGGGaagggtgaggagggggcacGCAGCCCCTGCAACCAGCTGCAGGTCACCTCCAACCGCCTCTCCACCGATGTGGACCCGCTCTCGTTGCAAATGGATTTGCTGAGCCTGGCCAGCCAGACACCAAGCCTCAACAGGGAGCACGTGTGGAGGAGCAGGGACGAGCTCTATCACTACGGGAACAAAATGGAGCAAAGTCAGTCCCAAAGCCCTTTGCAGCTTCTCAGTCAGTGCAACATAAGGACCTCCTATAACCCCAGCCAGGTCTCGAGCTCGCAGCCAGATTCATGGGCGAGACATTACAGCAACCCAAAGAGGAGCTCCTCGCTGGCGATGAAGAGCCACAGTGGCAGCTTCATCCAGGACTGCAGAGAGGACTACTACTCGGGGAGGCTTCGCTCGCAGGAGAGCTACAGCGACATGTCCAACCAGAGTTTCCCGGAAACCAGAGGAAGTCTCAAAGTCCCCAAGtacgaggaggaagaggaaggtgggatGCCGACACCGCAGTGCCGCACCCGGCACCCTATCAACGCCCTCAAATTCACCGAGGACCTGACACCCACTGAGCAGACACCCCGTGGCTCCATGGAGTCCCTTGCGCTCTCCAACGCAACAG GCCTCTCTGCAGATGGTGGAGCCAAACGCCAGGAGCATCTCTCCAGGTTCTCAATGCCTGACCTGAGCAAAGACTCGGGCATGAACGTCTCGGAGAAGATGAGCAACATGGGCACCCTGAACTCCTCTGTGCAGTTCCGAAGTGCGGAGTCGGTGCGCAGCCTGCTGTCGGTGCAGCAGTACCAGGACATGGAGCCCAACCTGCACGACCTCGCCAGCCCCCTCGGCTACCGAGAGCGGCCGTCGCACGGGCGGATGCACCAGAGCTTCGACTATGGTAGCGGGGTGCCGGGGGGcaaactgggggtgcaggagggcTCCAGACATGCCCCCATGAGCGAGCGCACACGTCGGCGAACTAACCTGCGGGACGATGACCGGCATTACCGCCCGCACCGGCCCCGGCGGTCTCGGCGTTCCCGGTCGGATAACGCCCTGCACCTGACCAGCGAGCAGTGCTACCGGCTGAAGGAGAGACCCTCGCTGCGAGCCCGGGAAGACTACGACCAGTTCATGCAccagaggagctgcagagagATGGCGGAGCAGGGTCCCCGCAGGGACGTCTATGGCCACTGTCCCCGGACGGTGTCGGATCTTGCCTTGCAGAACCACTTGGGTGAGAGGTGGGGGCCCTACTTTGCCGAATACGACTGGTGCTCGACCTGCTCCTCCTCTTCGGAGTCTGACAACGAGGGCTATTTCCTTGGGGAGCCCATTCCCCAACCCGCCCGGCTCCGGTACGTGACCAGCGAGGAGCTCCTGCACAAGTATGGCTCGTACAGCATGCCCAAGTCTTCCAcactggggggcaggggacagttgCACAGCCGGAAAAGACAGAAGAGCAAAAACTGTATCATATCCTAA
- the PRICKLE2 gene encoding prickle-like protein 2 isoform X3, with translation MPLEMEKTVTKLMFDFQRNSTSDDDSGCALEEYAWVPPGLKPEQVHQYYSCLPEDKVPYVNSPGEKSRIKQLLHQLPPHDNEVRYCNSLDEEEKRELKLFSNQRKRENLGRGNVRPFPVTMTGAICEQCGGQINGGDMAVFASRAGHGVCWHPPCFICSVCNELLVDLIYFYQDGKIYCGRHHAECLKPRCAACDEIIFADECTEAEGRHWHMKHFCCFECETVLGGQRYIMKDGRPYCCSCFESLYAEYCDTCAQHIGIDQGQMTYDGQHWHATETCFCCAQCKKSLLGRPFLPKQGQIFCSRACSVGDDPNGSDSSDSAFQSARAKESRRSAKIGKNKGKGEEGARSPCNQLQVTSNRLSTDVDPLSLQMDLLSLASQTPSLNREHVWRSRDELYHYGNKMEQSQSQSPLQLLSQCNIRTSYNPSQVSSSQPDSWARHYSNPKRSSSLAMKSHSGSFIQDCREDYYSGRLRSQESYSDMSNQSFPETRGSLKVPKYEEEEEGGMPTPQCRTRHPINALKFTEDLTPTEQTPRGSMESLALSNATGLSADGGAKRQEHLSRFSMPDLSKDSGMNVSEKMSNMGTLNSSVQFRSAESVRSLLSVQQYQDMEPNLHDLASPLGYRERPSHGRMHQSFDYGSGVPGGKLGVQEGSRHAPMSERTRRRTNLRDDDRHYRPHRPRRSRRSRSDNALHLTSEQCYRLKERPSLRAREDYDQFMHQRSCREMAEQGPRRDVYGHCPRTVSDLALQNHLGERWGPYFAEYDWCSTCSSSSESDNEGYFLGEPIPQPARLRYVTSEELLHKYGSYSMPKSSTLGGRGQLHSRKRQKSKNCIIS, from the exons ATGCCTCTGGAGATGGAGAAGACCGTCACGAAGCTCATGTTTGACTTCCAGAGGAATTCGACTTCTGACGACGATTCGGGCTGTGCCTTGGAAGAATATGCATGGGTCCCCCCTGGCCTGAAGCCTGAGCAG GTGCACCAGTACTACAGCTGCCTGCCCGAGGACAAGGTTCCCTACGTCAACAGCCCGGGAGAAAAATCTCGCATAAAGCAGCTTTTACATCAGCTGCCGCCACATGACAATGAG GTCCGCTATTGCAATTCCCTGGAtgaagaggagaagagggagcTCAAACTCTTCAGCAatcaaaggaagagagaaaatttAGGGAGAGGCAATGTGCGGCCGTTTCCCGTAACCATGACGGGAGCCATCTGCGAGCAG TGCGGTGGCCAGATCAACGGAGGGGACATGGCTGTCTTCGCCTCGCGAGCGGGGCACGGCGTTTGCTGGCACCCTCCCTGCTTCATCTGCAGCGTCTGCAACGAGCTGCTGGTCGACCTGATCTACTTCTACCAAGATGGAAAGATCTACTGCGGCAGGCACCATGCCGAGTGCCTCAAGCCCCGCTGCGCAGCCTGTGACGAG ATCATTTTTGCCGATGAATGCACCGAGGCCGAAGGGCGGCACTGGCACATGAAGCACTTCTGCTGCTTCGAATGTGAGACGGTGCTGGGAGGGCAGAGGTACATCATGAAGGATGGCAGACCCtactgctgcagctgctttgaGTCCCTCTACGCCGAGTACTGCGACACCTGCGCCCAGCACATCG GTATTGACCAGGGCCAGATGACATATGACGGCCAGCACTGGCACGCCACCGAGACCTGCTTCTGCTGCGCCCAGTGCAAGAAATCCCTGCTGGGACGGCCCTTCCTGCCCAAGCAGGGGCAGATCTTCTGCTCCAGGGCCTGCAGTGTCGGCGATGACCCCAATGGCTCCGACTCCTCCGACTCGGCTTTCCAGAGCGCGCGAGCCAAGGAGTCCCGCCGCAGCGCCAAGATTGGCAAGAACAAGGGGaagggtgaggagggggcacGCAGCCCCTGCAACCAGCTGCAGGTCACCTCCAACCGCCTCTCCACCGATGTGGACCCGCTCTCGTTGCAAATGGATTTGCTGAGCCTGGCCAGCCAGACACCAAGCCTCAACAGGGAGCACGTGTGGAGGAGCAGGGACGAGCTCTATCACTACGGGAACAAAATGGAGCAAAGTCAGTCCCAAAGCCCTTTGCAGCTTCTCAGTCAGTGCAACATAAGGACCTCCTATAACCCCAGCCAGGTCTCGAGCTCGCAGCCAGATTCATGGGCGAGACATTACAGCAACCCAAAGAGGAGCTCCTCGCTGGCGATGAAGAGCCACAGTGGCAGCTTCATCCAGGACTGCAGAGAGGACTACTACTCGGGGAGGCTTCGCTCGCAGGAGAGCTACAGCGACATGTCCAACCAGAGTTTCCCGGAAACCAGAGGAAGTCTCAAAGTCCCCAAGtacgaggaggaagaggaaggtgggatGCCGACACCGCAGTGCCGCACCCGGCACCCTATCAACGCCCTCAAATTCACCGAGGACCTGACACCCACTGAGCAGACACCCCGTGGCTCCATGGAGTCCCTTGCGCTCTCCAACGCAACAG GCCTCTCTGCAGATGGTGGAGCCAAACGCCAGGAGCATCTCTCCAGGTTCTCAATGCCTGACCTGAGCAAAGACTCGGGCATGAACGTCTCGGAGAAGATGAGCAACATGGGCACCCTGAACTCCTCTGTGCAGTTCCGAAGTGCGGAGTCGGTGCGCAGCCTGCTGTCGGTGCAGCAGTACCAGGACATGGAGCCCAACCTGCACGACCTCGCCAGCCCCCTCGGCTACCGAGAGCGGCCGTCGCACGGGCGGATGCACCAGAGCTTCGACTATGGTAGCGGGGTGCCGGGGGGcaaactgggggtgcaggagggcTCCAGACATGCCCCCATGAGCGAGCGCACACGTCGGCGAACTAACCTGCGGGACGATGACCGGCATTACCGCCCGCACCGGCCCCGGCGGTCTCGGCGTTCCCGGTCGGATAACGCCCTGCACCTGACCAGCGAGCAGTGCTACCGGCTGAAGGAGAGACCCTCGCTGCGAGCCCGGGAAGACTACGACCAGTTCATGCAccagaggagctgcagagagATGGCGGAGCAGGGTCCCCGCAGGGACGTCTATGGCCACTGTCCCCGGACGGTGTCGGATCTTGCCTTGCAGAACCACTTGGGTGAGAGGTGGGGGCCCTACTTTGCCGAATACGACTGGTGCTCGACCTGCTCCTCCTCTTCGGAGTCTGACAACGAGGGCTATTTCCTTGGGGAGCCCATTCCCCAACCCGCCCGGCTCCGGTACGTGACCAGCGAGGAGCTCCTGCACAAGTATGGCTCGTACAGCATGCCCAAGTCTTCCAcactggggggcaggggacagttgCACAGCCGGAAAAGACAGAAGAGCAAAAACTGTATCATATCCTAA
- the PRICKLE2 gene encoding prickle-like protein 2 isoform X2, whose protein sequence is MLLVQWEPVPAELLRLNGKLPSGSRSRAGHVHPAVSASGKAAPALPKENSHPCFSPRVHQYYSCLPEDKVPYVNSPGEKSRIKQLLHQLPPHDNEVRYCNSLDEEEKRELKLFSNQRKRENLGRGNVRPFPVTMTGAICEQCGGQINGGDMAVFASRAGHGVCWHPPCFICSVCNELLVDLIYFYQDGKIYCGRHHAECLKPRCAACDEIIFADECTEAEGRHWHMKHFCCFECETVLGGQRYIMKDGRPYCCSCFESLYAEYCDTCAQHIGIDQGQMTYDGQHWHATETCFCCAQCKKSLLGRPFLPKQGQIFCSRACSVGDDPNGSDSSDSAFQSARAKESRRSAKIGKNKGKGEEGARSPCNQLQVTSNRLSTDVDPLSLQMDLLSLASQTPSLNREHVWRSRDELYHYGNKMEQSQSQSPLQLLSQCNIRTSYNPSQVSSSQPDSWARHYSNPKRSSSLAMKSHSGSFIQDCREDYYSGRLRSQESYSDMSNQSFPETRGSLKVPKYEEEEEGGMPTPQCRTRHPINALKFTEDLTPTEQTPRGSMESLALSNATGLSADGGAKRQEHLSRFSMPDLSKDSGMNVSEKMSNMGTLNSSVQFRSAESVRSLLSVQQYQDMEPNLHDLASPLGYRERPSHGRMHQSFDYGSGVPGGKLGVQEGSRHAPMSERTRRRTNLRDDDRHYRPHRPRRSRRSRSDNALHLTSEQCYRLKERPSLRAREDYDQFMHQRSCREMAEQGPRRDVYGHCPRTVSDLALQNHLGERWGPYFAEYDWCSTCSSSSESDNEGYFLGEPIPQPARLRYVTSEELLHKYGSYSMPKSSTLGGRGQLHSRKRQKSKNCIIS, encoded by the exons ATGTTGCTGGTACAATGGGAGCCAGTTCCCGCAGAGTTGCTGAGACTAAATGGAAAACTTCCCAGCggaagcaggagcagagctgggcacGTACATCCCGCTGTGTCGGCCTCTGGGAAGGCAGCGCCTGCGCTGCCGAAGGAAAACTCACATCCCTGCTTTTCACCCAGG GTGCACCAGTACTACAGCTGCCTGCCCGAGGACAAGGTTCCCTACGTCAACAGCCCGGGAGAAAAATCTCGCATAAAGCAGCTTTTACATCAGCTGCCGCCACATGACAATGAG GTCCGCTATTGCAATTCCCTGGAtgaagaggagaagagggagcTCAAACTCTTCAGCAatcaaaggaagagagaaaatttAGGGAGAGGCAATGTGCGGCCGTTTCCCGTAACCATGACGGGAGCCATCTGCGAGCAG TGCGGTGGCCAGATCAACGGAGGGGACATGGCTGTCTTCGCCTCGCGAGCGGGGCACGGCGTTTGCTGGCACCCTCCCTGCTTCATCTGCAGCGTCTGCAACGAGCTGCTGGTCGACCTGATCTACTTCTACCAAGATGGAAAGATCTACTGCGGCAGGCACCATGCCGAGTGCCTCAAGCCCCGCTGCGCAGCCTGTGACGAG ATCATTTTTGCCGATGAATGCACCGAGGCCGAAGGGCGGCACTGGCACATGAAGCACTTCTGCTGCTTCGAATGTGAGACGGTGCTGGGAGGGCAGAGGTACATCATGAAGGATGGCAGACCCtactgctgcagctgctttgaGTCCCTCTACGCCGAGTACTGCGACACCTGCGCCCAGCACATCG GTATTGACCAGGGCCAGATGACATATGACGGCCAGCACTGGCACGCCACCGAGACCTGCTTCTGCTGCGCCCAGTGCAAGAAATCCCTGCTGGGACGGCCCTTCCTGCCCAAGCAGGGGCAGATCTTCTGCTCCAGGGCCTGCAGTGTCGGCGATGACCCCAATGGCTCCGACTCCTCCGACTCGGCTTTCCAGAGCGCGCGAGCCAAGGAGTCCCGCCGCAGCGCCAAGATTGGCAAGAACAAGGGGaagggtgaggagggggcacGCAGCCCCTGCAACCAGCTGCAGGTCACCTCCAACCGCCTCTCCACCGATGTGGACCCGCTCTCGTTGCAAATGGATTTGCTGAGCCTGGCCAGCCAGACACCAAGCCTCAACAGGGAGCACGTGTGGAGGAGCAGGGACGAGCTCTATCACTACGGGAACAAAATGGAGCAAAGTCAGTCCCAAAGCCCTTTGCAGCTTCTCAGTCAGTGCAACATAAGGACCTCCTATAACCCCAGCCAGGTCTCGAGCTCGCAGCCAGATTCATGGGCGAGACATTACAGCAACCCAAAGAGGAGCTCCTCGCTGGCGATGAAGAGCCACAGTGGCAGCTTCATCCAGGACTGCAGAGAGGACTACTACTCGGGGAGGCTTCGCTCGCAGGAGAGCTACAGCGACATGTCCAACCAGAGTTTCCCGGAAACCAGAGGAAGTCTCAAAGTCCCCAAGtacgaggaggaagaggaaggtgggatGCCGACACCGCAGTGCCGCACCCGGCACCCTATCAACGCCCTCAAATTCACCGAGGACCTGACACCCACTGAGCAGACACCCCGTGGCTCCATGGAGTCCCTTGCGCTCTCCAACGCAACAG GCCTCTCTGCAGATGGTGGAGCCAAACGCCAGGAGCATCTCTCCAGGTTCTCAATGCCTGACCTGAGCAAAGACTCGGGCATGAACGTCTCGGAGAAGATGAGCAACATGGGCACCCTGAACTCCTCTGTGCAGTTCCGAAGTGCGGAGTCGGTGCGCAGCCTGCTGTCGGTGCAGCAGTACCAGGACATGGAGCCCAACCTGCACGACCTCGCCAGCCCCCTCGGCTACCGAGAGCGGCCGTCGCACGGGCGGATGCACCAGAGCTTCGACTATGGTAGCGGGGTGCCGGGGGGcaaactgggggtgcaggagggcTCCAGACATGCCCCCATGAGCGAGCGCACACGTCGGCGAACTAACCTGCGGGACGATGACCGGCATTACCGCCCGCACCGGCCCCGGCGGTCTCGGCGTTCCCGGTCGGATAACGCCCTGCACCTGACCAGCGAGCAGTGCTACCGGCTGAAGGAGAGACCCTCGCTGCGAGCCCGGGAAGACTACGACCAGTTCATGCAccagaggagctgcagagagATGGCGGAGCAGGGTCCCCGCAGGGACGTCTATGGCCACTGTCCCCGGACGGTGTCGGATCTTGCCTTGCAGAACCACTTGGGTGAGAGGTGGGGGCCCTACTTTGCCGAATACGACTGGTGCTCGACCTGCTCCTCCTCTTCGGAGTCTGACAACGAGGGCTATTTCCTTGGGGAGCCCATTCCCCAACCCGCCCGGCTCCGGTACGTGACCAGCGAGGAGCTCCTGCACAAGTATGGCTCGTACAGCATGCCCAAGTCTTCCAcactggggggcaggggacagttgCACAGCCGGAAAAGACAGAAGAGCAAAAACTGTATCATATCCTAA